In one Longimicrobium sp. genomic region, the following are encoded:
- the asnS gene encoding asparagine--tRNA ligase — MRRPLIKHLLAGEVPPGSPVTVQGWVRTRRDSKAGISFINVSDGSCFAPIQVVAGSDLPNYESEVKRLTAGCSVRVEGELVATPGRPQPVEVRAARVEVVGWVDDPETYPIQPKEHSMEFLRTVAHLRPRTNTFGAVARVRHTLSMAIHRFFDRRSFFWVHTPIITTSDAEGAGEMFRVSTLDLLHLPRTPGGEVDFSQDFFGRSAALTVSGQLNVEAYCQALSNVYTFGPTFRAENSNTSRHLAEFWMIEPEIAFADLDDDADLAEEFLKSVFTDLLNERADDTAFFAERVDPECVKRLEAVISSPFERMDYTEAVRRLEASGKRFEFPVRWGVDLQSEHERYLTEELVGRPVVVMNYPKEIKAFYMRLNDDGKTVAALDVLAPGIGEIIGGSQREERLDVLDRRIEEMGLNKESYWWYRDLRRYGTVPHAGFGLGFERAILYATGLGNIRDAIPYPRTPGSGEF; from the coding sequence ATGCGACGCCCCCTGATCAAGCACCTCCTGGCCGGCGAGGTCCCGCCCGGCAGCCCCGTGACCGTGCAGGGCTGGGTGCGCACCCGCCGCGACTCCAAGGCCGGGATCAGCTTCATCAACGTCAGCGACGGCTCGTGCTTCGCCCCTATCCAGGTGGTCGCGGGCAGCGACCTGCCGAACTACGAGAGCGAGGTCAAGCGCCTGACCGCCGGCTGCTCGGTGCGCGTGGAGGGCGAGCTGGTGGCCACGCCGGGGCGCCCGCAGCCCGTGGAGGTGAGGGCCGCGCGCGTGGAGGTCGTCGGCTGGGTGGACGATCCGGAGACGTACCCGATCCAGCCGAAGGAGCACTCGATGGAGTTCCTGCGCACCGTGGCGCACCTGCGCCCGCGCACGAACACCTTCGGGGCGGTGGCGCGCGTGCGGCACACCCTATCGATGGCGATCCACCGCTTCTTCGACCGGCGCAGCTTCTTCTGGGTGCACACGCCCATCATCACCACCAGCGACGCCGAGGGCGCGGGCGAGATGTTCCGCGTCTCCACGCTGGACCTGCTGCACCTGCCGCGCACCCCCGGGGGCGAGGTCGACTTCTCGCAGGACTTCTTCGGCCGCTCGGCCGCGCTCACCGTGTCGGGGCAGCTGAACGTGGAGGCGTACTGCCAGGCGCTCTCCAACGTCTACACCTTCGGCCCCACCTTCCGGGCCGAGAACTCGAACACGAGCCGGCACCTGGCCGAGTTCTGGATGATCGAGCCCGAGATCGCCTTCGCCGACCTGGACGACGACGCGGACCTGGCCGAGGAGTTCCTGAAGAGCGTCTTCACCGACCTGCTGAACGAGCGCGCCGACGACACGGCGTTCTTCGCCGAGCGGGTGGACCCGGAGTGCGTGAAGCGGCTGGAGGCGGTCATCTCGTCGCCCTTCGAGCGGATGGACTACACCGAGGCGGTGCGCCGGCTGGAGGCGTCGGGGAAGCGCTTCGAGTTCCCGGTGCGCTGGGGGGTGGACCTGCAGTCCGAGCACGAGCGCTACCTGACCGAGGAACTGGTGGGCCGGCCGGTGGTGGTGATGAACTATCCCAAGGAGATCAAGGCGTTCTACATGCGCCTGAACGACGACGGGAAGACGGTGGCCGCCCTGGACGTGCTGGCGCCGGGGATCGGCGAGATCATCGGCGGCAGCCAGCGCGAGGAGCGGCTCGACGTGCTGGACCGGCGGATCGAGGAGATGGGGCTCAACAAGGAATCGTACTGGTGGTACCGGGACCTGCGCCGCTACGGGACGGTGCCGCACGCCGGCTTCGGGCTGGGCTTCGAGCGCGCGATCCTGTACGCCACCGGCCTCGGCAACATCCGCGACGCGATTCCCTATCCGCGCACGCCGGGGAGCGGGGAGTTCTGA